The following are encoded together in the Cicer arietinum cultivar CDC Frontier isolate Library 1 chromosome 2, Cicar.CDCFrontier_v2.0, whole genome shotgun sequence genome:
- the LOC101502708 gene encoding uncharacterized protein isoform X1, which produces MITDSDMAIPFSSNDSVSHERKFLKHIRDNVHGNIFLEPIFLKFVDTEQFQRLRDLKQLGLSHMVYPGAVHSRFEHSLGVYWMAGKAIDIIKKYQGPELGIEQFDVFAVKLAGLLHDVGHGPFSHTFEREFLPLVLNGSTWSHEEMSEKMVDHIVDQHNIDLDPQLLKKVKEMITSSSHHPQDHLPQRDNQFLYDIVANGRNGIDVDKFDYIIRDSRACGLGCNFQPERLMETMQVMDDEICYRAKDYLTIHKLFTTRADLHRTVYTHAKVKAIELMVVDALVKANPYLHITSSINQPSDFWKLDDSILKTIASSSKPELKESRDLILRIHRRDLYQFCNEFSVPKDQLNNFKSVTPQDVVCSQSNSSITLKEDDVAVSNVKIDLTRGMENPLTKINFFKDYESKEKFAIEDGRISHLLPAFYEDIIVRVYSKKPELVEAVSTAFENYQLKTFGRKAQVHETPEKKKHLKHKTHSTGITTVDIY; this is translated from the exons ATGATCACCGATTCTGACATGGCCATTCCTTTTTCTTCGAACGATTCCGTTTCTCACGAAAGGAAATTCCTGAAGCATATCCGTGATAACGTTCACGGCAACATCTTTCTCGAGCCT ATCTTCTTGAAGTTTGTTGACACTGAACAATTTCAGAG GCTACGTGATTTGAAGCAGCTTG GCCTAAGTCATATGGTTTACCCTGGGGCTGTCCACTCTCGTTTTGAGCATTCACTTGGTGTTTATTGGATGGCTGGCAAAGCTATagatatcattaaaaaataccAG GGCCCAGAGCTCGGTATTGAACAATTTGATGTATTTGCAGTGAAACTTGCTG GATTACTACATGATGTTGGTCATGGCCCCTTCAGCCACACTTTTGAGCGCGAGTTCCTCCCCCTGGTTCTTAATGGCTCCACTTG GTCTCATGAGGAAATGTCTGAGAAAATGGTAGATCACATTGTTGATCAACACAATATTGATTTGGATCCTCAACTCCTCAAAAAAGTTAAG GAAATGATCACTTCTAGCTCTCACCATCCTCAAGACCATCTTCCACAAAGG GATAACCAGTTCTTATATGATATTGTTGCAAATGGTCGCAATGGAATTGATGTTGATAA GTTTGACTACATTATTCGTGATTCACGTGCTTGTGGCCTAGGGTGCAACTTTCAGCCTGAGAg aTTGATGGAGACCATGCAAGTTATGGATGACGAAATTTGCTATCGTGCTAAAGATT ATCTGACAATTCACAAGTTATTTACAACGCGCGCTGATTTGCATCGAACTGTCTATACACATGCAAAAGTAAAG GCAATAGAATTGATGGTTGTCGATGCATTGGTGAAAGCAAATCCATATCTACATATTACATCTTCAATTAATCAACCATCTGACTTTTGGAAG TTAGATGACTCAATTCTTAAAACAATTGCGTCTTCTTCCAAGCCAGAGCTGAAGGAATCCAGAGACTTGATTCTACGCATTCACAGAAGGGATCTGTACCAG TTCTGCAATGAATTTTCTGTTCCAAAGGACCAACTAAACAACTTCAAAAGCGTCACACCCCAAGACGTTGTTTGTTCCCAg TCAAATAGCAGTATCACGTTGAAAGAAGATGATGTTGCTGTGAGCAatgttaaaattgatttaacaCGAGGAATGGAAAACCCTCTTACAAA aattaattttttcaag GACTACGAGAGTAAAGAAAAATTTGCCATCGAAGACGGACGAATCAGCCATTTGTTGCCGGCATTTTACGAAGACATTATAGTGAGAGTATACAGTAAGAAGCCAGAACTG GTGGAAGCTGTTTCAACTGCCTTCGAAAATTATCAGCTCAAGACATTCGGAAGGAAGGCACAAGTGCACGAAACTCCTGAGAAGAAGAAGCACCTTAAGCATAAAACCCACTCTACTGGCATTACAACTGTAGATATCTACTAG
- the LOC101502708 gene encoding uncharacterized protein isoform X2 — MVYPGAVHSRFEHSLGVYWMAGKAIDIIKKYQGPELGIEQFDVFAVKLAGLLHDVGHGPFSHTFEREFLPLVLNGSTWSHEEMSEKMVDHIVDQHNIDLDPQLLKKVKEMITSSSHHPQDHLPQRDNQFLYDIVANGRNGIDVDKFDYIIRDSRACGLGCNFQPERLMETMQVMDDEICYRAKDYLTIHKLFTTRADLHRTVYTHAKVKAIELMVVDALVKANPYLHITSSINQPSDFWKLDDSILKTIASSSKPELKESRDLILRIHRRDLYQFCNEFSVPKDQLNNFKSVTPQDVVCSQSNSSITLKEDDVAVSNVKIDLTRGMENPLTKINFFKDYESKEKFAIEDGRISHLLPAFYEDIIVRVYSKKPELVEAVSTAFENYQLKTFGRKAQVHETPEKKKHLKHKTHSTGITTVDIY, encoded by the exons ATGGTTTACCCTGGGGCTGTCCACTCTCGTTTTGAGCATTCACTTGGTGTTTATTGGATGGCTGGCAAAGCTATagatatcattaaaaaataccAG GGCCCAGAGCTCGGTATTGAACAATTTGATGTATTTGCAGTGAAACTTGCTG GATTACTACATGATGTTGGTCATGGCCCCTTCAGCCACACTTTTGAGCGCGAGTTCCTCCCCCTGGTTCTTAATGGCTCCACTTG GTCTCATGAGGAAATGTCTGAGAAAATGGTAGATCACATTGTTGATCAACACAATATTGATTTGGATCCTCAACTCCTCAAAAAAGTTAAG GAAATGATCACTTCTAGCTCTCACCATCCTCAAGACCATCTTCCACAAAGG GATAACCAGTTCTTATATGATATTGTTGCAAATGGTCGCAATGGAATTGATGTTGATAA GTTTGACTACATTATTCGTGATTCACGTGCTTGTGGCCTAGGGTGCAACTTTCAGCCTGAGAg aTTGATGGAGACCATGCAAGTTATGGATGACGAAATTTGCTATCGTGCTAAAGATT ATCTGACAATTCACAAGTTATTTACAACGCGCGCTGATTTGCATCGAACTGTCTATACACATGCAAAAGTAAAG GCAATAGAATTGATGGTTGTCGATGCATTGGTGAAAGCAAATCCATATCTACATATTACATCTTCAATTAATCAACCATCTGACTTTTGGAAG TTAGATGACTCAATTCTTAAAACAATTGCGTCTTCTTCCAAGCCAGAGCTGAAGGAATCCAGAGACTTGATTCTACGCATTCACAGAAGGGATCTGTACCAG TTCTGCAATGAATTTTCTGTTCCAAAGGACCAACTAAACAACTTCAAAAGCGTCACACCCCAAGACGTTGTTTGTTCCCAg TCAAATAGCAGTATCACGTTGAAAGAAGATGATGTTGCTGTGAGCAatgttaaaattgatttaacaCGAGGAATGGAAAACCCTCTTACAAA aattaattttttcaag GACTACGAGAGTAAAGAAAAATTTGCCATCGAAGACGGACGAATCAGCCATTTGTTGCCGGCATTTTACGAAGACATTATAGTGAGAGTATACAGTAAGAAGCCAGAACTG GTGGAAGCTGTTTCAACTGCCTTCGAAAATTATCAGCTCAAGACATTCGGAAGGAAGGCACAAGTGCACGAAACTCCTGAGAAGAAGAAGCACCTTAAGCATAAAACCCACTCTACTGGCATTACAACTGTAGATATCTACTAG